The following proteins are encoded in a genomic region of Rissa tridactyla isolate bRisTri1 chromosome 5, bRisTri1.patW.cur.20221130, whole genome shotgun sequence:
- the INO80B gene encoding INO80 complex subunit B, giving the protein MSKAWRRGRMEGGEHGEEAEAGGGHGSHKKKHKKHKKKHKKKHHHEAAGPPPPPAAPEPAAGLRKPQLKLKIKLGGQILGTKSVPTFTVVPEAPRSPSPLMVVDEEEEPTEGVPIEQYRAWLDEDSNLDPSPLPDLDSESCFPAREEEEEEEERWLDALEKGELDDNGELKKEVDESLLTARQKALLHKQQSQPLLELPMGYKAKELTEEMLVKREERARKRRLQAAKKAEENKNQTIERLTKTNKAKVKTLRERKAKQAPCPVVHYCNAIDRITVSFPAGVALPLLPTPAPALPPPVVLCGVTGCSNHKRYSCSRTGLPLCSLACYRRNLQLQEAAA; this is encoded by the exons ATGAGCAAGGCCTGGCGGCGCGGCAGGATGGAAGGCGGCGAGCACG GGGAGGAGGccgaggcgggcggcgggcacGGCTCCCACAAGAAGaagcacaagaagcacaagaagAAGCACAAGAAGAAGCACCACCAtgaggcggcggggccgccgccgccccccgcggcccccgagcCCGCCGCCGGCCTGCGCAAGCCCCAGCTCAAGCTCAAGATCAAGCTGGGGGGGCAGATCCTGGGCACCAAGag CGTGCCGACCTTCACGGTGGTCCCCGAGGCGCCACGCTCGCCCTCCCCGCTGATGGTGGTGGACGAGGAGGAGGAGCCCACGGAGGGGGTGCCCATCGAGCAGTACCGGGCCTGGCTGG ATGAGGACAGCAACCTAGACCCCTCACCCCTGCCAGACCTGGATTCGGAGAGCTGCTTTCCTGCccgcgaggaagaggaggaggaggaagagcgcTGGCTCGACGCCCTGGAGAAGGGCGAGCTGGACGATAACGGGGAGCTCAAGAAGGAGGTGGACGAGTCCCTGCTGACGGCCCGACAG AAAGCCCTCCTGCACAAGCAGCAGAGCCAGCCGCTGCTGGAGCTGCCCATGGGCTACAAGGCGAAGGAGCTGACGGAGGAGATGCTGGTGAAGCGGGAGGAGCGGGCCCGCAAGCGGCGCCTGCAGGCGGCCAAGAAGGCGGAGGAGAACAAGAACCAGACCATCGAGCGCCTGACCAAGACCAACAAGGCCAAGGTGAAGACGCTGCGGGAGCGCAAGGCCAAGCAGGCCCCCTGCCCCGTTGTCCACTACTGCAACGCCATCGACCGCATCACCGTCTCCTTCCCGGCCGGTGTGGCCCTGCCGCTGCTAcccaccccggccccggccctgccacccCCCGTCGTCCTCTGCGGCGTCACCGGCTGCTCCAACCACAAGCGCTACTCCTGCTCCCGCACCGgcctgcccctctgcagcctggCCTGCTACAGGAGGAACCTCCAGCTGCAGGAAGCCGCGGCCTAG
- the WBP1 gene encoding WW domain-binding protein 1: MERPGSGGAEGAWAALLGRQHQQAREYCPGVNNQPYVCETGHCCGETGCCTYYYELWWFWLLWTILILFSCCCAYRHRRAKLRLQQQQRQREINLIAYHGACNYPTSMMDLRMLASFKLPAYEEVAHRPSTPPPPYSSILAQLSGPRSRLGSSSLTLSPSSENYTSCSCESSCATSPSSTSLSVQVTDETEHSRASTPSEEGGTSSTGTGASWELPPEEAPARGAPHKHALFSSTVDFFEADCHPCSDIEEGEEEEGGAAQEEGSSSEHFRHRRLTGDSGIEVGRCQEEEEGEGEGTHLLGKAGPTHPPRCGLPGQGDSEGPGSPALPV; the protein is encoded by the exons ATGGAGCGgcccgggagcggcggcgccgAGGGGGCCTGGGCCGCGCTGCTGGGCCGGCAGCACCAGCAG GCCCGGGAGTACTGCCCGGGGGTGAACAACCAGCCCTACGTCTGCGAGACCGGGCACTGCTGCGGGGAGACTGGCTGCTGCACCTACTACTACGAGCTGTGGT GGTTCTGGCTCCTCTGGACCATCCTCAtcctcttcagctgctgctgcgcctacCGGCACCGCCGGGCCAAGCTgcgcctgcagcagcagcagcggcagcgggAGATCAACCTCATCGCCTACCATGGTGCCTGCAACTACCCCACCTCCATGATGGACCTCA GGATGCTGGCTTCCTTCAAGCTGCCTGCCTACGAGGAGGTGGCCCACCGCCCCAGCACGCCACCGCCGCCCTACAGCTCCATCCTGGCCCAACTGAGCGGGCCCCGCAGCCGCCTGGGCTCCAGCAGCCTCACCCTCTCGCCCAGCTCAGAGAACTACACCAGCTGCTCCTGCGAGTCGAGCTGCGCCAcctcccccagcagcacctcACTCTCGGTGCAGGTGACGGATGAGACAGAGCACAGCCGGGCCAGCACACCCAGCGAGGAGGGAGGTACCAGCAGCACTGGCACCGGCGCCAGCTGGGAGCTGCCCCCTGAGGAGGCGCCGGCCCGCGGGGCCCCGCACAAGCACGCCCTCTTCTCCTCCACCGTGGACTTCTTTGAGGCCGACTGCCACCCCTGCTCCGACATCGAGgagggcgaggaagaggagggcggCGCAGcccaggaggaaggcagcagcagcgAGCATTTCCGGCACCGGCGCCTGACGGGGGACTCAGGCATCGAGGTGGGGcgctgccaggaggaggaggagggcgagggtGAGGGCACCCACCTCCTGGGCAAGGCCGGTCCCACACACCCGCCACGCTGTGGGCTGCCGGGCCAGGGGGACAGCGAGGGGCCTGGCTCGCCCGCACTGCCTGTCTGA
- the MOGS gene encoding mannosyl-oligosaccharide glucosidase → MAGERRRRGGDGLRERTRERGSRREREQQRGPGRGRTALVVTAAAAALALGLAAAAAEWNRWSAAARLVTPHPAPPALPPGSTGPLASPHRFWGTYRPHVYFGMKTRSPRALVTGLMWLQQGEGGGSLRHTCEQGDGLSRYGWLMHDGENFGVQEIHDGGLFLKTEFVKRPGGEHGGDWSWRVTARMEGTGGPAPLLSLFFYVATDGQGTLEPHLENKSRLAAVTGTSEELGDFTLTFLHPTAENGEDPKYASYNYLDAASPGLHRLTEVVRSSLSNRFVFAPPGKPRRRFFAVDTFRGLPGVVGDPPRGRLLLHQVTLEPSGTVEVTFESGSMADRPGRLAGGALSAALAQHTAAFEQRFEETFGLGRKGFPASQRHFAQAALSDMLGGMGYFHGRSLVQSPLQEHPVPAPEAALFTAVPSRSFFPRGFLWDEGFHQLLLARWDPALSREVIAHWLDLMNAEGWIPREQILGEEARAKVPPEFLLQHSETANPPTLLLALQRLLPDAPLPYLRRLFPRLRAWYDWYNRTQAGPLPLTFRWRGRDPHPERFLNPKTLASGLDDYPRASHPSPDERHLDLRCWMALASRVLGEVAERLGEPSGPYREMEKALSDNRLLEQLHWAQELGAFADYGNHSSAVGLRWQRVVPAAPGRPPPDPQLVREVREAPRPRFVGALGYVSLFPLLLQLLRPDSPRLPTVLATMRNERQLWTPFGLRSLARDSPLYMQRNTQHDPPYWRGPVWVNINYLALRALHGYASANGPQRERAAELYRELRHNLVANLYRQYTESGFLWEQYSDSTGRGQGCHPFAGWSALVVLVMAEDY, encoded by the exons ATggcgggcgagcggcggcgaCGCGGCGGGGATGGGCTGCGGGAACGGACCCGGGAGCGCGGATCCCGGCGGGAACGGGAACAGCAGCGGGGCCCGGGTCGGGGTCGGACGGCGCTGGTGGtaacggcggcggcggcagcgctggCGCTGggcctggcggcggcggcggctgagtGGAACCGGTGGAGCGCGGCCGCCCGCCTCGTTACCCCtcaccccgctccccccgccctcccccccggTTCGACCGGGCCCCTCGCCTCGCCCCACCGTTTCTGGGGGACTTACCGGCCTCACGTCTACTTCGGGATGAAGACGCGCAGCCCGCGGGCACTCGTTACCG ggctgatgTGGCTTCAGCAAGGTGAGGGGGGAGGCAGTTTACGTCACACCTGCGAGCAGGGCGACGGTCTGTCGCGTTACGGTTGGCTGATGCACGACGGGGAGAATTTCGGGGTGCAGGAGATCCACGACGGGGGTTTGTTCCTGAAAACCGAATTCGTTAAGCGACCGGGAGGCGAACACGGAGGGGATTGGAGTTGGCGCGTCACCGCACGGATGGAG GGCACGGGCGGCCCggcccccctcctctccctcttcttctaCGTCGCCACGGATGGGCAGGGAACACTGGAGCCGCACCTGGAGAACAAGTCGCGGCTGGCTGCTGTGACGGGGACGTCGGAGGAACTGGGAGACTTCACCCTCACCTTCCTCCACCCCACAGCGGAGAACGGGGAGGACCCCAAATATGCCAG CTACAACTACCTGGATGCAGCGAGCCCGGGGCTGCACCGCCTGACCGAGGTGGTGCGCAGCAGCCTGAGCAACCGCTTCGTCTTCGCCCCGCCGGGGAAACCCCGCCGCCGCTTCTTTGCCGTCGACACCTTtcgggggctgccgggggtggTGGGAGATCCCCCGCGTGGGCGCCTGCTGCTGCACCAGGTGACGCTGGAGCCTTCCGGGACAGTGGAGGTGACCTTCGAGTCGGGCAGCATGGCAGATCGGCCTGGGCGGCTGGCAGGGGGAGCACTATCTGCGGCACTGGCGCAGCACACGGCTGCCTTCGAGCAGCGCTTCGAGGAGACTTTCGGGCTGGGACGCAAGGGCTTCCCTGCCTCGCAGCGGCACTTCGCCCAGGCTGCCCTCAGCGACATGCTGGGTGGGATGGGCTACTTCCACGGGCGCTCGTTGGTGCAGTCCCCGCTGCAGGAGCACCCCGTGCCCGCCCCCGAGGCCGCCCTCTTCAccgccgtcccctcccgctccttctTCCCTCGCGGCTTCCTCTGGGATGagggcttccaccagctgctgttgGCCCGCTGGGACCCGGCCCTGAGCCGTGAGGTGATCGCCCACTGGCTGGACCTCATGAACGCCGAGGGCTGGATCCCGCGGGAGCAGATCCTGGGCGAGGAGGCGCGGGCCAAGGTGCCCCCCGAGTTCCTCCTGCAGCACAGCGAGACGGCCaacccccccaccctgctgctggcgctgcagcggctgcTGCCGGACGCCCCCCTGCCCTACCTGCGCCGCCTCTTCCCCCGCCTGCGCGCCTGGTACGACTGGTACAACCGAACGCAGGCTGGACCCCTGCCCCTCACCTTCCGCTGGCGTGGCCGCGACCCCCACCCCGAGCGTTTCCTCAACCCCAAGACGCTGGCCTCGGGGCTGGATGACTACCCCCGTGCCTCCCACCCCTCACCTGACGAGCGGCACCTGGACCTGCGCTGCTGGATGGCACTGGCCTCCCGAGTGCTGGGGGAGGTGGCCGAGCGACTGGGGGAGCCGTCCGGGCCCTACCGGGAGATGGAGAAGGCACTGAGTGACAAcaggctgctggagcagctgcacTGGGCACAGGAATTGGGCGCCTTCGCTGACTACGGCAACCACAGCTCGGCGGTGGGGCTGCGCTGGCAGCGGGtggtcccagcagctccagggcgGCCCCCTCCGGACCCCCAGCTGGTACGGGAGGTGCGGGAGGCCCCACGGCCCCGCTTCGTGGGAGCCCTGGGCTATGTCAGCCTcttcccgctgctgctgcagctgctgcgcCCTGACTCGCCGCGGTTGCCCACCGTGCTGGCCACCATGCGCAACGAGCGGCAACTCTGGACGCCCTTCGGGCTGCGCTCCCTGGCCCGCGACAGCCCACTCTACATGCAGCGCAACACCCAGCACGACCCCCCGTACTGGCGTGGCCCCGTTTGGGTCAACATCAACTACCTGGCGCTGCGGGCGCTGCACGGCTACGCCAGCGCCAATGGGCCGcagcgggagcgggcggcggagCTTTACCGGGAGCTGCGCCACAACCTCGTGGCCAACCTGTACCGGCAGTACACCGAGAGCGGCTTCCTCTGGGAGCAGTACAGTGACAGCACCGGCCGTGGCCAGGGCTGCCACCCCTTTGCTGGCTGGTCCGCACTGGTCGTGCTGGTGATGGCCGAGGACTACTAG
- the LOC128909908 gene encoding programmed cell death protein 4-like: protein MAVPAAELGAADRAPFSTGPCLVGTEEEEDGDEELLGAGGPRTWTPQEKLLHEARLKAKAKRRLRRTSSRDSTRESLSEGGEPGPEPGSPKGRAHDRRSRMGKGRGLPKKGGAGGKGVWGAPGVVYGYQEPDARDPNYDEAAQGDTVYATVVPELEEGELEKNVQPMVMEYFEHGDTSEVMELLRGLNLGSRRHAVPSLAVALALEGKASHRELTSRLLSDLVGHIVTPEDIAWAFDKMLRDLPDLILDTPEAPQMLGQFIARAVADHALPLDFLERYKGRVDCEHARAALDRAAVLLRIKRDVNRLDNVWGVGGGQRPVKHLVKEMNLLLREYLLSGEVSEAEHCLRELEVPHFHHELVYEAVVMVLEGSGEGPVAMMVTLLKVLWETGLVTLDQMNRGFQRVYEELGDISLDVPLAHSLLERLVELCFDRGIITKALRDACPARGRKRFVSEGDGGQVKQ, encoded by the exons ATGGCCGTCCCCGCCGCCGAACTGGGCGCCGCCGACCGCGCCCCCTTCTCCACG GGCCCCTGCCTGGTGggcacggaggaggaggaggacggggacgaggagctgctgggggccgggggtcCCCGCACCTGGACCccccaggagaagctgctgcacgAGGCGCGGCTGAAGGCCAAGGCCAAGCGGCGGCTGCGGCGCACCTCGTCCCGGGACTCGACCCGCGAGTCGCTCTCCGAGGGGGGCGAACCCGGCCCTGAGCCCGGCAGCCCCAAGGGCAGGGCCCACGACCGCAGGTCCCGCATGGGCAAGGGCCGAGGGCTGCCCAAGAAAG GTGGTGCCGGGGGCAAGGGTGTGTGGGGTGCCCCTGGTGTGGTCTACGGCTACCAGGAGCCCGATGCCCGTGACCCCAACTATGATGAGGCGGCTCAG GGCGACACTGTCTATGCCACCGTGGTCCCCGAGCTGGAggagggggagctggagaagaatgTTCAGCCCATGGTGATGGAGTACTTTGAGCATGGGGACACCAGTGAGGTCATG GAGCTGCTGCGGGGGCTGAACCTGGGCAGCCGGCGGCACGCGGTGCCCTCGCTGGCGGTGGCCTTGGCGCTGGAGGGCAAGGCCAGCCACCGCGAGCTGACCTCCCGCCTGCTCTCCGACCTGGTGGGCCACATCGTCACCCCGGAGGACATCGCCTGGGCCTTCGACAAGATGCTGCGGGACCTGCCCGACCTCATCCTCGACACCCCCGAGGCTCCCCAG ATGCTGGGGCAGTTCATCGCCCGGGCAGTGGCCGACCACGCGCTGCCCCTGGACTTCCTGGAGCGCTACAAGGGGCGCGTGGACTGCGAGCACGCCAG GGCTGCCCTCGACCGCGCCGCTGTCTTGCTCCGCATCAAGCGCGACGTCAACCGGCTGGACAATGTTTGGGGCGTGGGGGGCGGCCAGCGCCCTGTCAAGCACCTCGTCAAGGAG aTGAACCTGCTGCTGCGGGAGTACCTGCTCTCCGGGGAGGTGTCGGAGGCCGAGCACTGCCTGCGGGAGCTGGAGGTGCCCCACTTTCACCACGAGCTGGTGTACGAG GCAGTGGTGATGGTGCTGGAGGGCTCTGGAGAGGGGCCGGTGGCCATGATGGTGACGCTGCTGAAGGTGCTCTGGGAAACGGGGCTGGTGACGCTGGACCAGATGAACCGG GGCTTCCAGCGGGTGTACGAGGAGCTGGGGGACATCAGCCTGGACGTGCCGCTGGCCCACAGCCTCCTGGAGCGGCTGGTGGAGCTCTGCTTCGACCGCGGCATCATCACCAAGGCACTGCGGGATGCCTGCCCCGCCAG GGGCCGGAAGCGCTTCGTGAGCGAGGGCGATGGGGGACAGGTCAAGCAGTGA